Proteins encoded in a region of the Vicia villosa cultivar HV-30 ecotype Madison, WI linkage group LG5, Vvil1.0, whole genome shotgun sequence genome:
- the LOC131604445 gene encoding WAT1-related protein At5g64700-like → MSNSENIENVKKWFMSSKPLLTMLLVQIVSTGMQLLSRVILVRGTFIFALITYRYLVAAICVVPFALYFEREQVKTFSFNWKVWIFLFVNALVGMTMAIGLFYYGLRDTSATYAVNFLNMIPIFTFLISIIVRMEDLNIRTWSGITKCLGAILCVGGALSISLYKGKEFYIGHHSRHAEMNIVGAHKSHMLRGTLFLIASCCCSTSWFIMQVRLAKVFPLRYCATMMSCFMTSIQSAIIGAGINSSKEAWKLELNLQLITIVYAGVLATAVTFCLLSWTIALKGPTYPSMFNPLALVFVAISETFILGEPIHDGTLLGMVLIIMGLYSFLWAKSNEMPHFHQSNVGIIELSTSRREDPTVTN, encoded by the exons ATGAGTAACTCAGAGAATATTGAAAATGTGAAGAAGTGGTTCATGTCTTCTAAACCACTTCTTACCATGTTGTTAGTGCAAATTGTTTCAACTGGAATGCAACTTTTGTCAAGGGTAATCTTGGTCCGGGGCACTTTTATTTTTGCACTCATTACTTATCGATATCTTGTTGCTGCTATTTGTGTTGTTCCCTTTGCACTCTATTTTGAAAg AGAACAAGTGAAGACATTCAGTTTCAATTGGAAAGTTTGGATCTTCCTTTTCGTTAATGCATTAGTGGG GATGACAATGGCTATAGGATTGTTCTATTATGGTCTTCGAGATACATCTGCTACTTACGCTGTTAACTTTCTTAACATGATTcccattttcacatttttgaTATCTATCATAGTAag AATGGAAGATCTAAATATTAGGACATGGAGTGGTATAACTAAATGTCTTGGGGCAATTTTATGTGTTGGTGGAGCATTATCTATAAGTCTTTACAAAGGAAAGGAATTTTATATTGGTCATCACAGTCGCCATGCTGAGATGAATATTGTTGGAGCACATAAAAGTCACATGCTTCGTGGCACTTTATTTTTGATTGCATCTTGCTGTTGTTCCACATCTTGGTTTATTATGCAA GTTCGGTTGGCTAAAGTATTTCCACTTAGGTATTGTGCAACAATGATGTCATGCTTTATGACATCAATTCAGTCAGCAATAATAGGTGCAGGCATAAATTCCAGTAAGGAAGCTTGGAAACTAGAATTGAATCTGCAACTCATTACTATCGTTTATGCG GGAGTATTGGCTACTGCTGTAACATTTTGTTTATTATCGTGGACAATAGCATTAAAGGGACCAACTTATCCATCAATGTTCAATCCATTGGCTCTTGTTTTTGTTGCCATTTCAGAGACTTTCATACTTGGTGAACCAATACACGATGGAAC GTTACTAGGCATGGTTTTAATCATAATGGGATTATATTCCTTCTTATGGGCTAAGAGTAATGAGATGCCTCATTTTCATCAATCAAATGTAGGAATTATAGAATTATCAACAAGCAGGAGAGAAGATCCTACAGTTACAAATTAA